In the genome of Longimicrobium sp., the window GCGGCGGTGGCGGAGCTGGGGCTGGAAGCGCGGATGTCGCACGTCAGCACCGGGGGCGGCGCCTCGCTGGAATTCCTGGAAGGCAAGGAGCTCCCCGGCGTGGCCGCCCTGAACAACGCGGTGGCCTCGTGACGGCGCCGAGGAAGCCCATCCTGGCGGGCAACTGGAAGATGAACCACGGGCCGTCGCAGGCGGCCCGCTTCTTCGCCGACTTCCTGAACCTCGCCGAGCCGGGAGACGATCGCACCATCGCCTTCTTTCCCCCGGCCATCTCCTTCGCCGCCGCGCGCGAGGCGCTGCAGGGCCGGCCCGACGTGCGGCTGGGCGTGCAGAACGTGTACTGGGAGGAAAGCGGCGCTTTCACAGGCGAGCTTTCCGTCGGCATGGCCAAGGACGCCGGGGCGGAGCTGGTGCTCGTGGGCCACAGTGAGCGCCGCCACGTTTTCGGCGAGACGAGCGAGGAAACGGCCAGGAAGGTGCGCGCAGTGCTGGACGCCGGCCTGGTCCCCGTGCTCTGCGTGGGCGAGACCATCGACGAGCGCCGGGCGGAGCGCGCCGAGGCCGTCGTCGCCGAGCAGCTGGCTCCCGTGTTGGAGATCGTCCGCGCGGACGAGGTGGGCGAGCTGGTGATCGCCTATGAGCCGGTGTGGGCCATCGGCACGGGGGTAACGGCCACGCCGGACGACGCGCGGACCATGCACGCGGCCGTTCGCGAGCGGCTGCGCGCCG includes:
- the tpiA gene encoding triose-phosphate isomerase, coding for MTAPRKPILAGNWKMNHGPSQAARFFADFLNLAEPGDDRTIAFFPPAISFAAAREALQGRPDVRLGVQNVYWEESGAFTGELSVGMAKDAGAELVLVGHSERRHVFGETSEETARKVRAVLDAGLVPVLCVGETIDERRAERAEAVVAEQLAPVLEIVRADEVGELVIAYEPVWAIGTGVTATPDDARTMHAAVRERLRAAYGAEAADAVPILYGGSVKPDNAAELMSQPGVDGVLVGGASLDAAGFARIVKAAG